The following proteins come from a genomic window of Neptunomonas concharum:
- the feoB gene encoding ferrous iron transport protein B, with translation MSKSEFTVALVGNPNSGKTSLFNLLTGAHQRTGNMAGVTVEVKKGRCEHQDVMLHFVDLPGIYSLSQNKVEERVTREYLFNSPPDLILNVVDASHLTRHLALTTQLLEQGLPVVLALNMMDEAARLQCIPDIQALKLELGIPVLASDGRKKVVIAPLLDQIVSSLKAIAMHKGSFVTTAQSLIIDYEPHVEQAILSLTEEGLTRWQAVQALESGGDVAFLLTESERIGVVSALEKLQHWHDESATELIAQGRYGFIHGLLHGLDEAHIDISLVDRVLDSVTLHRWLGLPLFFFLLWLVFEATFTVGAYPADWIDQAVGWVGQQVEVNLPASLIRDVITDGLLAGVGGVLVFLPNVVLLFLFIAILEQSGYMARAAFLTDRLMSKVGLHGKAFVPLVMGFGCNVPAIMATRTIEEPRARLITILINPFMSCSARLPVYVLLAGIFFAEHAGTALFAIHMLGILVAFVIAAILSRWIKAQQDETFIMELPPWRWPSFRSLLLHVWDKVKDFLSKVGGVILVGSMAVWALQAFPQGAQMSWLEQLGQLVVPVFEPLGFGWEETVALLSGFLAKEVIASTLAMVYHTNLDDTQGLQIAIAAGLAPAAGLALMVFSLLYMPCLATLAVIRRETGSWRWSVLSIGLGFTLAWTGAWLAYHVASRLL, from the coding sequence ATGAGTAAGTCAGAATTTACCGTTGCGTTAGTAGGTAACCCAAACAGTGGTAAGACGTCGCTATTTAATTTGCTGACAGGCGCGCATCAACGTACCGGTAACATGGCAGGTGTTACGGTTGAAGTGAAAAAGGGGCGATGTGAGCACCAAGATGTAATGTTGCACTTTGTTGATCTGCCGGGGATCTACTCACTCAGTCAGAACAAAGTAGAAGAGCGGGTCACACGGGAATATCTCTTTAATTCGCCCCCTGATCTTATACTTAATGTTGTGGATGCAAGTCATCTTACGCGACATTTAGCGCTTACTACTCAGCTGCTTGAGCAAGGCCTGCCGGTCGTACTTGCCTTGAATATGATGGATGAGGCGGCTCGTTTACAGTGCATTCCTGATATTCAGGCATTGAAGCTAGAGCTGGGTATACCGGTTTTGGCGAGTGATGGCAGAAAGAAAGTTGTCATCGCGCCATTGCTGGATCAAATAGTGTCCTCCCTTAAAGCAATAGCGATGCATAAGGGTTCATTCGTGACCACCGCCCAATCACTCATCATTGATTATGAACCGCATGTGGAGCAAGCGATCCTATCTCTGACAGAAGAGGGATTGACGCGTTGGCAAGCAGTACAGGCGTTAGAGTCCGGTGGTGACGTGGCTTTCTTGCTAACGGAATCGGAGCGTATCGGCGTTGTCTCCGCACTCGAAAAATTACAGCATTGGCACGACGAGTCTGCCACGGAGCTTATTGCTCAAGGGCGTTATGGTTTTATTCATGGCTTACTGCATGGGCTGGATGAAGCGCATATTGATATTAGTTTAGTTGATAGAGTATTAGACAGCGTGACCTTGCATCGTTGGCTCGGGTTGCCTTTGTTTTTCTTTTTGCTGTGGCTGGTTTTTGAAGCGACATTCACGGTAGGTGCGTATCCTGCTGATTGGATTGATCAGGCAGTTGGGTGGGTTGGTCAGCAGGTTGAGGTCAATCTCCCTGCCTCCCTTATTCGAGATGTGATAACTGATGGCCTATTGGCTGGAGTAGGGGGGGTGTTGGTTTTCCTTCCTAATGTCGTTTTATTATTTCTCTTTATAGCGATACTGGAACAAAGTGGCTATATGGCACGTGCTGCGTTCCTGACAGATCGGCTGATGAGCAAAGTGGGCCTACACGGTAAAGCTTTCGTTCCCCTTGTTATGGGGTTTGGTTGTAATGTTCCAGCTATCATGGCAACGAGAACCATAGAGGAACCAAGGGCACGTTTAATTACTATTTTAATTAACCCCTTTATGAGTTGTTCTGCTCGTTTGCCTGTATATGTTTTGTTGGCAGGCATCTTTTTTGCCGAGCACGCAGGCACCGCGCTTTTTGCGATTCATATGCTGGGGATTTTAGTGGCTTTTGTAATTGCTGCGATACTTTCTCGGTGGATTAAAGCGCAGCAAGATGAAACCTTTATCATGGAGTTGCCTCCATGGCGCTGGCCCTCATTTCGTTCGTTATTACTTCATGTGTGGGATAAGGTTAAAGACTTCCTGAGTAAAGTGGGAGGTGTCATCTTAGTAGGCTCCATGGCGGTTTGGGCGTTGCAGGCGTTTCCACAAGGGGCTCAGATGTCTTGGCTTGAGCAACTAGGGCAGTTGGTTGTGCCGGTATTTGAGCCGTTAGGCTTTGGCTGGGAAGAAACCGTCGCCTTGCTATCGGGCTTTCTGGCGAAAGAGGTCATTGCGTCCACCTTAGCGATGGTTTATCACACTAACCTTGATGATACTCAAGGTCTGCAAATCGCTATTGCTGCAGGGCTTGCTCCTGCTGCTGGTTTGGCGTTGATGGTTTTTTCACTACTGTATATGCCCTGTCTGGCAACGTTGGCTGTGATTCGAAGAGAAACCGGTAGCTGGCGTTGGTCTGTTCTTTCTATTGGCTTAGGCTTTACTTTGGCATGGACAGGTGCTTGGTTGGCTTACCACGTAGCTAGCCGGCTATTATAA
- a CDS encoding FeoA family protein has protein sequence MTLDQLKKGMAAQITAIKGPATLRQRLATLGILKGHAIELSAVSPWGNPRAYRLGRQQICLRKRTHNVSR, from the coding sequence ATGACGTTGGATCAATTGAAAAAAGGCATGGCTGCTCAAATAACGGCGATTAAAGGGCCGGCTACATTGCGCCAGCGTCTGGCCACACTCGGAATTTTAAAAGGCCATGCCATAGAGCTAAGCGCTGTTTCTCCATGGGGGAACCCGCGTGCGTATCGCTTAGGGCGTCAGCAGATCTGCTTACGTAAGAGGACGCACAATGTATCGAGGTGA
- a CDS encoding helix-turn-helix domain-containing protein codes for MIFINPSPTPAQNGNKDKDNALFYDAAQLAQTGIIHVTQRNTPNLGAAMKQRRKALGLNLSQLAELSKVSRSMLSEIERGNANPTFTTLWNITQALGVSIDELAQSSVEDPPLRITRQDALNTPRMRSDDQGCELVAFNPVTTATEFEWYELIIQPGCEMSSEAHAVGTQEHLSVIEGQVQVMLNEEVHETAGQGDTLRYPADTLHSVKNPGESVARAFLVVHKQK; via the coding sequence ATGATCTTTATCAACCCCTCCCCAACTCCCGCACAAAACGGGAATAAGGACAAAGATAACGCTTTGTTTTATGATGCAGCCCAATTAGCTCAAACCGGTATTATTCACGTGACCCAGAGAAACACCCCAAATCTTGGCGCCGCCATGAAGCAGCGCCGTAAAGCGCTAGGCTTAAACCTCTCTCAATTAGCAGAGCTTTCAAAGGTCTCCCGCTCAATGCTCTCTGAGATAGAGCGCGGCAATGCAAACCCCACCTTTACGACGCTCTGGAATATTACTCAAGCACTGGGCGTTAGCATCGACGAGCTTGCTCAAAGCAGCGTTGAAGACCCGCCTTTGAGAATCACTCGTCAAGACGCTCTCAATACCCCTCGAATGCGCAGCGACGATCAAGGGTGTGAACTGGTTGCCTTCAATCCAGTCACGACTGCTACCGAGTTTGAATGGTATGAGCTGATTATTCAGCCAGGTTGTGAAATGAGTTCAGAAGCTCACGCTGTCGGCACACAAGAGCACCTCTCAGTCATTGAAGGACAAGTTCAGGTCATGTTGAATGAAGAGGTTCATGAAACTGCCGGTCAAGGAGATACCCTAAGATACCCAGCCGACACCTTACATAGTGTAAAAAACCCAGGAGAGAGCGTCGCCCGGGCTTTTTTAGTAGTGCACAAACAGAAGTAA
- the tdh gene encoding L-threonine 3-dehydrogenase, with the protein MRTLAKLYPQEGIWLHEAEKPLVGHNDLLIRIKKTAICGTDVHIYRWDDWAQKTIPVPMTVGHEYVGIVEEIGCEVEGFSVGDRVSGEGHVTCGLCRNCRAGRRHLCRNTQGVGVNRAGAFADYLVIPASNGFKIPDDISDDLAAIFDPFGNAVHTALSFNVVGEDVLITGAGPIGIMAAAVAQHVGARHVVLTDVNPYRLALAKEMGIKHLVNVSQYSLADEMAALGMKEGFDVGLEMSGSAEAFRSMLDLMNHGGKIAMLGILPDSTSIDWSKVIFKGLELKGIYGREMYDTWYKMVSLIQSGLDLTPIITHHYPASEFQKGFDAMCSGESGKVILNWSE; encoded by the coding sequence ATGAGAACATTAGCAAAGCTATATCCTCAAGAGGGTATTTGGTTGCATGAAGCAGAAAAGCCTCTGGTTGGGCATAATGATCTTCTGATACGAATTAAGAAAACGGCAATTTGTGGCACGGATGTGCATATCTATCGCTGGGATGACTGGGCGCAGAAAACAATTCCTGTCCCCATGACGGTTGGGCATGAGTATGTTGGGATTGTCGAAGAAATTGGCTGTGAGGTAGAAGGTTTTAGTGTCGGTGATCGTGTATCCGGTGAAGGGCACGTAACCTGTGGTTTGTGTCGTAACTGCCGGGCAGGGCGTCGCCATCTATGCCGAAATACACAGGGAGTCGGTGTTAATCGTGCGGGAGCATTTGCTGACTACTTGGTGATCCCTGCAAGCAATGGATTTAAGATACCGGATGATATTTCGGATGATCTTGCAGCGATTTTTGACCCTTTTGGAAATGCAGTGCATACCGCATTGTCGTTTAATGTTGTTGGCGAAGATGTTTTGATCACAGGCGCAGGCCCAATTGGAATTATGGCAGCAGCCGTAGCGCAGCATGTAGGTGCGAGGCATGTGGTACTGACGGATGTAAATCCGTACCGCCTAGCGCTGGCGAAGGAGATGGGTATCAAGCATTTGGTGAATGTGTCGCAGTACTCTCTTGCGGATGAGATGGCGGCCTTGGGTATGAAAGAGGGATTTGATGTTGGTCTGGAAATGTCGGGTTCAGCCGAAGCGTTCCGTTCCATGCTGGACTTAATGAACCACGGTGGAAAGATAGCAATGCTAGGCATTCTGCCAGATTCGACTTCCATCGACTGGTCCAAAGTGATTTTCAAAGGGCTTGAGTTAAAGGGTATCTACGGACGAGAGATGTATGATACCTGGTATAAAATGGTGAGTTTGATCCAGTCGGGGTTAGATTTAACGCCGATTATTACGCATCATTATCCTGCATCCGAGTTTCAGAAAGGTTTCGATGCAATGTGTTCGGGTGAATCAGGGAAAGTGATCTTGAACTGGTCTGAGTAG
- a CDS encoding glycine C-acetyltransferase, giving the protein MHRSVFFQQLAAQTEQLKEQGLFKRERLITSPQSAIIQLDSGQEVINLCANNYLGLSNHPALIAAAKQGLEEHGFGVSSVRFICGTQDIHKTLEARLSAFLGMDDAILYSSCFDANGGLFETILGEEDVIISDALNHASIIDGVRLSKTRRMRYANNNLQELETCLQQAQDARVRLIVTDGVFSMDGVIADLAGICDLADTYNALVMVDDSHAVGFVGEHGRGSHEYAGVLDRIDILTGTFGKALGGASGGYTAGRKEVISWLRQRSRPYLFSNSLAPSIVQATLKALDLVEQGGELRKQLSENAHYFRKEMEQVGFTLAGCDHAIIPVMIGDASLASRMADRLLEKGVYVIGFSFPVVPKDQARIRTQMSASHSRQQLDAAVAAFTEVGKELGVI; this is encoded by the coding sequence ATGCATCGTTCTGTATTTTTTCAGCAACTAGCGGCCCAAACAGAGCAGTTAAAAGAGCAGGGTCTGTTTAAGCGTGAAAGACTTATCACCTCGCCTCAATCTGCAATCATTCAACTTGATAGTGGGCAAGAGGTCATTAATCTCTGTGCCAATAATTATTTAGGTCTGTCCAACCATCCAGCGCTAATAGCGGCAGCAAAACAAGGGTTGGAGGAACATGGTTTTGGCGTATCTTCAGTTCGTTTTATTTGTGGCACACAAGATATTCATAAAACGTTAGAAGCGAGGCTAAGTGCTTTTCTTGGCATGGACGATGCCATTCTTTATTCATCCTGTTTCGATGCCAATGGTGGGTTGTTTGAAACCATTCTTGGGGAAGAGGATGTCATCATCAGTGACGCGCTAAATCATGCCAGTATCATCGATGGTGTTCGCTTAAGTAAAACTCGGCGCATGCGCTACGCCAATAATAACCTTCAGGAACTAGAAACCTGTTTGCAACAAGCTCAGGATGCACGGGTTCGTCTCATTGTGACTGATGGCGTCTTTTCTATGGACGGTGTCATTGCTGATCTGGCCGGAATTTGTGACCTTGCTGATACCTATAACGCGCTCGTCATGGTTGATGATTCTCATGCGGTTGGCTTTGTCGGAGAGCATGGCCGTGGTAGCCATGAGTATGCAGGGGTGCTCGATCGCATAGATATTCTCACCGGCACATTTGGTAAGGCGCTTGGGGGAGCCTCGGGCGGTTACACCGCTGGGCGTAAAGAGGTCATCAGTTGGTTGCGGCAGCGTTCTCGTCCGTATTTGTTTTCTAACTCCTTGGCACCGTCTATCGTTCAGGCAACGTTAAAGGCATTGGATTTGGTGGAGCAGGGTGGGGAGTTACGCAAGCAACTATCAGAAAATGCTCATTATTTTCGTAAAGAAATGGAGCAAGTAGGTTTTACTTTAGCGGGATGTGATCATGCCATCATCCCTGTCATGATAGGCGATGCTTCCTTGGCATCGCGTATGGCTGACAGGCTATTAGAGAAAGGTGTTTATGTCATCGGTTTCTCTTTTCCGGTCGTGCCTAAGGATCAGGCAAGGATTCGTACCCAAATGTCCGCATCTCATTCGCGGCAACAGTTGGATGCAGCGGTTGCCGCTTTTACTGAAGTGGGTAAAGAGCTGGGCGTGATTTAA
- a CDS encoding PLP-dependent cysteine synthase family protein yields the protein MSQHWTARAIQIIEADYNRSADTHLIKLDFPALEQIDIYLKDESTHPTGSLKHRLARSLFLYALCNGWLKEARPVIEASSGSTAISEAYFARLLGLPFIAVVPEGTAQKKLDQIRLYGGQCYQVAATDLCHAAAEIAVKLGGHFMDQFTYAERATDWRGNNNIAQSIFQQMSAERFPLPRWIVMSAGTGGTSATIGRYLRYEKHWGNPCELCVVDPERSVFYDAFNSGDRSLSLSCGSRIEGIGRPKVEPSFMPEVIDRMIQVEDAQSIAATRFLSRKLNRLVGGSTGTNLCGVLQLAEEMQTKGESGSIVTLLCDGGERYQDSYFNDDWLNSKGIAIEGAMEEWVDKFI from the coding sequence ATGAGTCAACACTGGACCGCTCGTGCGATACAAATCATAGAAGCCGACTATAATCGTTCTGCCGACACCCATTTAATCAAACTCGACTTCCCTGCGCTGGAGCAGATTGATATTTACCTAAAAGATGAGTCTACCCATCCCACGGGAAGTTTGAAGCATCGCCTGGCGCGGTCGTTGTTTCTCTATGCCTTGTGTAACGGTTGGTTGAAAGAGGCCAGGCCTGTGATTGAGGCATCTTCGGGTAGCACGGCTATCTCTGAAGCATATTTTGCGCGTCTTCTAGGACTGCCTTTTATTGCAGTTGTACCTGAGGGGACGGCTCAAAAAAAGCTAGATCAAATCCGATTGTATGGTGGGCAATGCTATCAAGTTGCTGCTACGGATTTATGCCACGCAGCCGCGGAGATTGCGGTGAAGTTAGGTGGACACTTTATGGATCAGTTCACCTATGCTGAGCGTGCAACCGATTGGCGGGGGAATAACAATATCGCCCAGTCGATTTTCCAGCAGATGTCAGCGGAGCGTTTTCCATTACCTCGTTGGATTGTAATGAGTGCGGGTACGGGCGGAACATCGGCGACGATTGGTCGTTATCTCCGTTATGAAAAGCACTGGGGTAACCCGTGTGAGCTGTGTGTAGTCGATCCCGAGCGCTCTGTTTTTTACGATGCTTTCAACAGTGGTGACCGATCATTGTCGCTTTCATGCGGATCCAGAATTGAGGGTATTGGTCGGCCCAAGGTTGAGCCTTCATTTATGCCTGAAGTGATCGATCGGATGATACAGGTAGAGGATGCCCAAAGCATTGCTGCAACACGGTTCCTGTCGAGAAAATTAAATCGCCTCGTGGGAGGATCTACCGGTACAAATCTCTGCGGTGTACTACAGTTAGCAGAGGAGATGCAAACGAAAGGGGAGAGCGGCAGTATCGTGACTTTACTATGTGATGGCGGTGAGCGTTATCAGGATAGTTACTTTAACGATGACTGGTTGAATTCAAAAGGAATTGCAATAGAGGGAGCAATGGAAGAGTGGGTGGATAAGTTTATTTGA
- a CDS encoding Lrp/AsnC family transcriptional regulator, which translates to MQETKIDKTDRVILHALQENGELSIQELADLVNLSSTPCWRRVQKLQDSGVIRKHVALLDASKLNLNVSVFVHIKTRNHSAAWYTQFAERVANYPEVAEFYRMSGEYDYLMRVVVADIAAFDRFYKRLVEETPDLSDVTSSFAMEQIKYTTALPV; encoded by the coding sequence ATGCAAGAAACAAAAATAGATAAAACAGACCGCGTCATATTACACGCTCTCCAAGAAAATGGAGAGTTGAGCATTCAGGAGCTTGCAGATTTAGTCAACCTATCCTCAACCCCTTGTTGGCGAAGAGTGCAAAAGCTTCAAGATTCCGGGGTAATTCGTAAGCATGTAGCTTTACTGGATGCGAGCAAGCTCAACCTGAATGTCTCGGTGTTTGTACACATCAAGACCCGCAATCATTCAGCAGCTTGGTATACCCAGTTTGCAGAGAGGGTAGCCAACTATCCAGAAGTCGCAGAGTTTTACCGCATGAGTGGTGAGTATGATTATCTAATGCGGGTAGTTGTGGCCGATATTGCAGCCTTTGATCGGTTCTACAAACGCCTTGTAGAAGAGACACCTGACCTAAGCGATGTAACCTCAAGCTTTGCTATGGAGCAAATTAAATACACCACCGCATTACCGGTATAA
- the pgeF gene encoding peptidoglycan editing factor PgeF: MQLIRPSTPLFEQVHVASTTRLGGISLPPYDSLNVGDHVGDDPQHVQTNRARLLAHLGITHAQWLKQVHGTQCVLAESKGDIKEADACWTDQSGLACVIMTADCLPVVFSDGERVAAAHAGWRGLVNGVLENTLACFSGESPSVWLGPAIGPTAFEVGPEVREQFCDQLSASSDCFTPSPRQGKWMAHIYHLARLRLSAAGIDRISGGEYCTFTDAERFYSYRRTPQTGRMATLVWKSATSLR; the protein is encoded by the coding sequence ATGCAGCTGATACGCCCGAGTACTCCATTATTTGAGCAGGTTCACGTGGCTTCTACTACCCGCTTGGGCGGCATTAGCCTACCTCCTTATGATAGTTTAAATGTTGGAGATCATGTGGGTGATGATCCTCAACACGTACAGACTAACCGTGCACGCTTATTGGCTCATCTGGGAATTACCCATGCGCAGTGGTTAAAGCAAGTGCATGGTACCCAATGTGTTTTGGCTGAATCGAAAGGCGACATAAAGGAGGCGGACGCTTGCTGGACCGATCAATCGGGCCTTGCTTGTGTGATTATGACTGCCGACTGTTTGCCTGTTGTATTTAGTGACGGTGAGCGGGTTGCTGCGGCCCATGCTGGGTGGCGAGGGCTTGTGAACGGCGTGCTAGAGAATACATTGGCGTGTTTTTCAGGTGAGTCGCCTTCCGTTTGGTTGGGGCCTGCAATTGGGCCGACCGCATTCGAAGTAGGCCCGGAGGTGAGGGAACAATTTTGTGATCAGTTAAGTGCATCGTCAGATTGTTTTACACCATCCCCACGTCAGGGGAAATGGATGGCGCATATTTACCACCTTGCGCGTTTGCGATTATCAGCGGCAGGTATTGATCGCATTAGTGGTGGTGAATATTGTACCTTCACAGATGCCGAGCGATTTTACTCTTATCGTCGTACGCCACAGACAGGTAGAATGGCAACGCTGGTATGGAAATCTGCGACTTCTTTGCGTTAG
- the rluD gene encoding 23S rRNA pseudouridine(1911/1915/1917) synthase RluD: MSEKIELEAIVPGEHTGKRLDQVVALLFSDFSRSRLQAWIKEGAITVDGKQVKPREKLYGGENIVIQATIEAMEGHEGEDIPLDIVYEDDDILVVNKPAGLVVHPAAGHRSGTLMNALLHHYPDIAVVPRAGIVHRLDMDTTGLMVVAKTIQAQTELVSQLQERTMGREYEAVVQGVMTGGGCVEEPMGRHARNRQKMAVVTMGKEAVTHYRVLHKFRAHTHVRLKLETGRTHQIRVHMAHINYPLVGDQLYGGRFRMPKGASEETQEMLRGFKRQALHAKKLELWHPVTGELMSWEVDLPSDFKALLDVLNTDSQQSDQFDQSTF, encoded by the coding sequence ATGTCAGAAAAGATAGAATTAGAGGCAATTGTCCCGGGTGAACATACAGGAAAACGGCTAGATCAGGTCGTGGCCCTGCTTTTTTCCGACTTTTCCCGTTCTCGCTTGCAAGCGTGGATAAAAGAGGGGGCTATTACCGTTGATGGTAAACAGGTGAAGCCCAGAGAAAAACTGTACGGTGGCGAAAATATTGTCATTCAGGCCACCATTGAAGCAATGGAAGGTCATGAGGGTGAAGATATCCCGCTGGATATCGTCTATGAGGATGATGATATTCTGGTGGTTAATAAGCCGGCAGGTTTAGTCGTTCACCCCGCTGCGGGCCATCGTTCGGGAACGCTGATGAATGCATTGCTGCATCACTACCCAGATATCGCCGTTGTACCTCGCGCAGGTATTGTGCATCGCCTTGATATGGATACCACCGGATTGATGGTGGTTGCTAAAACCATTCAAGCTCAGACGGAACTGGTGTCCCAATTGCAGGAGCGCACTATGGGGCGTGAATATGAAGCGGTTGTTCAAGGTGTTATGACCGGTGGTGGTTGTGTTGAGGAGCCTATGGGGCGCCATGCCAGAAACCGTCAAAAGATGGCGGTTGTTACGATGGGCAAGGAGGCTGTGACCCACTATCGAGTGTTGCATAAATTCCGTGCACATACGCATGTGCGTCTAAAGCTTGAAACAGGGCGAACCCATCAGATTCGTGTCCATATGGCCCATATCAACTACCCGTTGGTTGGTGATCAGCTTTATGGTGGCCGTTTCCGTATGCCAAAAGGCGCGAGTGAAGAAACGCAGGAGATGTTACGAGGTTTCAAACGCCAAGCACTGCATGCGAAGAAACTGGAACTGTGGCATCCAGTGACAGGAGAATTAATGTCATGGGAGGTTGATCTGCCAAGTGATTTCAAAGCGCTGTTGGATGTCTTGAATACAGATAGCCAGCAAAGTGATCAGTTTGATCAATCGACATTTTAG
- a CDS encoding outer membrane protein assembly factor BamD encodes MRLVKIVSIITLCTLASACSWFGGDKELPDIPEQQLYDEAISALERSEYQVAVDKLQLLEARYPFGRYSEQAQLELIYAYHNNYEPDAASAAADRFIRLHPSHENIDYAYYLKGLTAFEQDRTFFEKYLPIDITQRDPGAALASFESFSTLLNRYPDSQYAPDAQKRMVFLKNRLATYEVHVARYYMKRGAFVAAANRGRFVVENLKETPAVPDALAVMFQAYTELGMTDLANSAQEVLLSNYPDYDLKTYRQENKSLMETATFGLLGGAEEPVPPTRAINPKAAEAAKEKAKQERSFFDKITFGVFE; translated from the coding sequence ATGCGTTTGGTAAAAATCGTTAGCATTATAACCCTTTGTACTCTGGCATCCGCTTGTTCTTGGTTTGGCGGTGATAAAGAGCTCCCCGATATCCCTGAGCAGCAGCTTTATGATGAAGCCATCTCCGCTCTGGAGAGATCAGAATATCAGGTTGCTGTCGACAAACTGCAACTACTCGAAGCTCGCTACCCGTTTGGTCGCTACTCCGAGCAAGCACAGCTAGAGCTGATCTATGCTTATCACAACAATTATGAGCCTGATGCGGCCAGCGCGGCAGCTGATCGTTTTATCAGACTTCACCCCTCTCATGAGAATATTGACTATGCGTACTACCTCAAAGGGCTAACCGCCTTTGAGCAGGACCGTACGTTCTTTGAAAAGTACCTACCAATCGATATAACTCAGCGAGACCCAGGTGCGGCGCTCGCATCGTTTGAGAGCTTTTCTACTTTGCTGAATCGTTATCCCGACAGCCAGTATGCTCCTGATGCCCAAAAGCGCATGGTGTTCCTAAAAAACCGTCTGGCAACTTATGAAGTACATGTTGCTCGCTATTATATGAAGCGTGGTGCCTTTGTCGCTGCTGCAAACCGTGGCCGCTTTGTTGTAGAAAACTTAAAAGAGACACCTGCTGTACCAGATGCACTCGCTGTTATGTTTCAGGCATACACCGAGCTTGGTATGACCGATTTAGCCAACAGTGCTCAGGAAGTTCTACTGAGTAACTATCCAGACTATGATTTAAAAACCTATAGACAAGAAAATAAATCATTAATGGAAACAGCGACATTTGGGCTATTAGGGGGCGCGGAAGAGCCTGTCCCACCGACACGCGCAATTAACCCTAAAGCTGCTGAAGCAGCAAAAGAGAAAGCTAAACAAGAGCGGTCTTTCTTCGACAAAATAACCTTTGGCGTTTTTGAGTAA